A genomic segment from Takifugu rubripes chromosome 20, fTakRub1.2, whole genome shotgun sequence encodes:
- the dock7 gene encoding dedicator of cytokinesis protein 7 isoform X3 yields MAERRAFAQKISRTVAAEVRKQIAGQYGGSPQLFKNLNVGTATSNTVPLTESVEPVDFEEYLITHPPIVESGPLRDLIEFPQDDIEVIYSPRECRTVAQGVPEEGDTDAHVRDCVRSYTEDWALVNRRYHKLGTGFNPNTLDKQKERQKGLPKQVFEADEMPETSTYQDDQDDLKRRSMSIDDTPRGSWACSIFDLKNSLPDVLLPHLLDRAPNEEIDRHNEDQRKCHRNRELFALYPALDEEEPIERHCVPEVPKEHFGQRLLVKCLSLKFEIEIEPIFASLALYDVKEKKKISENFFFDLNSEQTKAMLRPHVQTAAISTLARSAIFSITYPSQDVFLVIKLEKVLQQGDIGECAEPYMVMKESDATKNKEKLEKLRSQSEQFCQRLGRYRMPFAWTAIHLMNIVNSAGSLERDTELEMSLSERKGSWSERRNSSIMGRRSLERTTSGDESCSLTGFRPATLTITNFFKQEGDRLSDEDLYKFLADMRRPSSVLRRLRPITAQLKLDISPAPENPHYCLTPDLLQVKPYPDSRVRPTREILEFPARDVYVPNTTYRNLLYVYPQSLNFANRQGSARNITVKVQFMNGEDPNNALPVIFGKSSCGDFAREAYTSVVYHNRSPDFHDEVKIKLPASLSDHHHILFTFYHVSCQQKQNTPLETPVGYTWIPMLQSGRLRTGHFCLPVSLEKPPQSYSVLSPDVPLPGMKWVDNHRGVFNVEVVTVSAIHTQDQYLDKFFALVHALDEHMFPVRIGDMRIMENNLEAELKSSIAALNSAQLEPVVRFLHLLLDKLVLLVVRPPVIAGQIVNLGQASFEVMATIANRLYKYLDASQDMHGRNGLLSSYIHYVFRLPSTDPNSHSPDTNSSLQGPGGLGGSVHYATMARSAVRPASLNLNRSRSLSNSNPDISGTPTSPDDEVRSIIGSKGLDRSNSWVHTMGCKSAPWGSSPGSAPETMQAMERCGNRMSSHTESASFLQTLTGRLPTKKLFHEELALQWVVSSGSIREGALQQAWFFFELMVKSIIHHLYFTDRLESPRKNRFPERFMDDITALVSTIAGDIVSRFQKDLELVERLNTSLAFFLNDLLSVMDRGFVFTLIRAYWKQVSTKLYALQNPTLESLRLDFLRIICSHEHYVTLNLPCCLLTPPASPSPSVSSATSQSSGFSTHVQDQKIANMFELSAPFREQHFLAGLVLSELSVILDPENEGMFGLHKKVVSVVHNLLSSHDSDPRYADPEVKARVAMLYLPLIGIVMETLPQLYDFSESHNQWGRPGCPQGAAVGCSGEDAEGEANSLISQTVAMAIAGTATASPISRPSSFLLNSQASRQHGSFTAESSRSLLICLLWVLKNADEMVLQKWFTDLSVSQLNRLLDLLFLCVSCFEYKAHVVFTMQGKKAFERMNSLTFKKSKDMKAKLEEAILGSIGARQEMVRRSRGQLERSPSGSAFGSQENLRWRKDMTHWRQNNEKMDKTRAELEHEALIDGNLATEANLIILDTLEIVVQTVSVTESKESVLGGVLKVLLHSMACNQSALYLQHCFATQRALVSKFPELLFEEETEQCADLCLRLLRSCSSSISIIRAHASASLYLLMRQNFEIGNNFARVKMQVTMSLSSLVGTSQNFNEEFLRRSLKTILTYAEEDLELRETTFPDQVQDLVFNLHMILSDTVKMKEHQEDPEMLIDLMYRIAKGYQTSPDLRLTWLQNMAGKHSERNNHAEAAQCLVHSAALVAEYLSMLEDRKYLPVGCVTFQHISSNVLEESAVSDDVVSPDEEGICSGKYFTEIGLVGLLEQAAASFSMAGMYEAVNEVYKVLIPIHEANRDAKKLATIHGKLQEAFSKIVHQSTGWERMFGTYFRVGFYGSKFGDLDEQEFVYKEPAITKLAEISHRLEGFYGERFGEDQVEVIKDSNPVDKCKLDPNKAFVQITYVEPYFDTYEMKDRITYFDKNYNLRRFVYCTPFTLDGRAHGDLHEQYKRKTILTTSHAFPYIKTRINIIHKEEIISTPIEVAIEDMQKKTQELAFATHQDPADAKMLQMVLQGSVGTTVNQGPLEVAQVFLSEIPSDPKLYRHHNKLRLCFKDFTKRCEDALRKNKSLIGPDQKEYQRELERNYHRLKEALQPLINRKIPQLYKPVLQVNSHRDSFSRLSLRKLDI; encoded by the exons ATGGCTGAACGCCGCGCCTTCGCCCAGAAAATCAGCAG GACTGTGGCAGCAGAGGTTAGGAAGCAGATAGCTGGCCAATATGGTGGTTCACCACAACTCTTCAAAAACCTCAATGTGGGGACCGCAACAAGCAATACA GTTCCTCTAACAGAATCAGTTGAGCCAGTGGATTTTGAAGAGTATCTCATCACTCACCCACCCATTGTGGAATCAGGCCCCCTGAGAGATCTGATTGAATTTCCCCAAGATGATATTGAGGTCATCTACTCACCCAGGGAGTGTCGCACAGTAGCACAAGGTGTTCCAGAGGAAGG CGATACTGATGCTCATGTCAGAGACTGCGTCCGGTCCTACACAGAAGACTGGGCTCTTGTCAACAGAAG GTACCACAAACTGGGTACGGGCTTTAATCCCAACACCTTGGACAAGCAGAAAGAGCGTCAGAAAGGTCTGCCTAAACAAGTGTTTGAGGCTGATGAAATGCCAGAAACTAGCACCTACCAGGATGACCAG GACGATCTAAAGCGGAGGTCCATGTCCATCGATGACACCCCTCGTGGCAGCTGGGCCTGCAGCATCTTTGACTTGAAGAATTCCCTCCCTGACGTGCTCCTCCCGCACCTCCTTGACCGCGCTCCAAACGAGGAGATAGACCGGCACAACGAGGACCAGCGCAAGTGCCACCGCAACCGTGAACTTTTCGCTTTGTACCCGGCCCTCGATGAG GAGGAACCCATTGAACGCCACTGTGTGCCTGAAGTGCCCAAAGAACACTTTGGCCAGAGGCTACTTGTCAAGTGCTTATCCTTGAA GTTTGAGATTGAAATTGAACCCATATTTGCAAGTTTGGCCTTATATGAtgtaaaggaaaagaagaag atTTCAGAAAACTTTTTCTTCGACCTTAACTCTGAGCAAACGAAAGCGATGCTGCGACCGCATGTGCAGACTGCAGCCATCTCCACACTGGCACGGTCTGCAATATTCTCCATCACCTATCCCTCCCAGGACGTCTTCCTTGTCATTAAG TTGGAAAAAGTACTGCAGCAAGGTGATATTGGAGAATGTGCTGAGCCCTATATGGTGATGAAAGAGTCAGATGCTACAAAG aacaaagaaaagctggagAAGCTTCGCAGCCAGTCGGAGCAGTTCTGCCAACGTCTCGGCCGGTACCGAATGCCATTTGCCTGGACCGCCATCCACTTGATGAACATTGTAAACAGTGCTGGTAGTCTGGAGAGAGATACTGAGCTGGAGATGAGCCTGTCAG AAAGAAAAGGCTCATGGTCAGAGCGGAGGAACTCAAGCATCATGGGAAGGCGTTCTCTGGAGAGGACCACCAGTGGAGATGAATCCTGCAGTCTGACGGGCTTTAGACCTGCAACACTTACCATTACCAATTTCTTCAAACAG gAGGGAGACAGATTGAGTGATGAAGACTTGTACAAATTCCTAGCTGATATGAGAAGGCCTTCCTCAGTGCTGAGGAGACTCAGACCAATAACAG CTCAGTTGAAGTTGGACATTTCTCCAGCTCCAGAGAACCCCCATTATTgcttgacccctgacctcctCCAGGTTAAGCCGTACCCAGACAGCAGGGTGCGTCCCACTAGGGAGATCTTGGAGTTCCCCGCCAGAGATGTCTATGTGCCAAATACCACATACAG GAATCTTCTGTACGTGTACCCGCAGAGTCTAAACTTCGCCAATCGCCAAGGATCTGCCCGCAACATCACAGTCAAAGTGCAATTTATGAACGGAGAGGACCCAAACAACGCACTGCCGGTAATATTTGGGAAGTCCAGCTGTGGAGATTTTGCCAGGGAAGCCTACACTTCTGTGGTCTATCATAACCG ATCCCCAGATTTTCACGATGAGGTCAAGATTAAACTTCCCGCCTCACTGTCGGATCACCACCACATTCTCTTcactttttatcacgtcagctGCCAGCAAAAGCAGAATACGCCGTTGGAGACCCCTGTGGGATACACG TGGATCCCCATGCTGCAGAGCGGGCGCCTGAGAACAGGACACTTCTGCTTGCCTGTATCTCTGGAAAAACCCCCACAATCATATTCTGTGCTCTCACCTGAT GTTCCTCTCCCGGGAATGAAGTGGGTGGACAACCATCGAGGGGTATTTAATGTGGAAGTGGTCACTGTTTCAGCCATTCACACTCAG GACCAGTACCTTGATAAGTTCTTTGCCTTGGTACACGCCCTGGACGAGCACATGTTCCCGGTCAGGATAGGAGACATGCGGATCATGGAAAACAACCTGGAGGCTGAGCTCAAATCCAGCATTGCAGCACTCAACTCTGCTCAGCTGGAGCCCGTGGTCCGATTTCTTCACCTTCTACTCGACAAGCTGGTGTTGCTGGTCGTGCGTCCGCCGGTCATCGCCGGGCAAATAG TGAACCTGGGCCAGGCGTCGTTCGAGGTCATGGCAACCATTGCAAACCGTCTCTATAAATACCTGGACGCCAGCCAGGACATGCATGGCCGAAATGGCTTACTGTCCTCGTATATCCACTATGTGTTCCGCTTGCCCAGCACTGACCCCAACTCACACTCTCCAG ACACCAACTCATCTTTACAAG GTCCAGGAGGGTTGGGAGGTTCGGTTCATTATGCAACCATGGCCCGCTCAGCTGTTCGTCCAGCCAGCCTCAATCTGAACCGTTCCCGCAGCCTCAGCAACAGCAACCCGGACATCTCCGGAACACCCACGTCACCAGATGACGAGGTCCGCTCCATCATTGGCAGCAAG GGCTTAGACCGCTCCAACTCGTGGGTGCACACCATGGGCTGTAAGAGTGCCCCCTGGGGATCCAGCCCTGGGTCCGCTCCAGAAACCATGCAG GCCATGGAGCGCTGTGGCAATCGCATGTCTTCGCACACTGAGAGCGCCAGTTTCTTGCAAACATTAACAGGACGGTTGCCCACAAAAAAG CTGTTCCACGAAGAGCTGGCCCTGCAGTGGGTGGTGAGCAGTGGGAGCATCCGAGAAGGTGCCCTGCAGCAGGCCTGGTTTTTCTTTGAACTGATG GTGAAGAGCATTATTCACCACCTGTACTTCACTGATCGCTTGGAGTCACCCAGGAAGAACCGTTTCCCCGAACGCTTcatggatgacatcacagcccTGGTCAGCACCATTGCAGGTGACATCGTATCTCGTTTCCAGAAG GACCTGGAGCTGGTGGAGAGACTAAACACAAGCCTGGCGTTCTTCCTCAACGATTTGTTGTCGGTCATGGACAGAGGCTTCGTCTTCACCCTAATCAGAGCGTACTGGAAACAG GTGTCGACAAAGCTTTATGCTCTGCAGAACCCAACCTTGGAGTCTctgaggctggactttctgcgcATCATTTGTAGCCATGAACATTATGTTACACTCAACCTGCCTTGCTGTCTGCTCACCCCACCCGCCTCACCTTCACCCTCTGTGTCTTCAGCAACCTCACAG aGTTCTGGTTTCTCCACACATGTCCAGGACCAAAAGATAGCCAATATGTTTGAGCTGTCTGCCCCCTTCAGGGAACAGCACTTTCTGGCTGGACTGGTGCTGTCTGAACTGTCTGTAATATTGGACCCTGAAAATGAAGG GATGTTTGGCCTCCATAAAAAAGTGGTCAGCGTCGTTCACAACCTCCTGTCCAGCCATGACTCTGACCCACGCTATGCTGACCCTGAGGTGAAGGCCAGGGTCGCCATGCTTTACCTGCCCCTCATTGGCATCGTCATGGAAACGCTACCACAACTCTATGACTTTTCAG AGTCCCATAACCAGTGGGGGCGGCCAGGCTGTCCGCAGGGTGCAGCAGTGGGCTGCAGTGGTGAAGACGCTGAAGGTGAGGCTAACAGCCTAATCAGCcagactgttgccatggcaatagCGGGAACCGCCACCGCTTCCCCTATATCTCGACCGAGTAGCTTCTTGCTGAACTCGCAG GCGAGTCGTCAACACGGTAGCTTCACGGCCGAGTCAAGTCGCAGTCTTCTCATCTGTCTGCTGTGGGTACTGAAGAATGCTGATGAGATGGTGTTACAGAAATGGTTCACAGATTTGTCTGTGTCACAGTTGAACCGCCTGCTggatctcctcttcctctgtgtctcttGCTTTGAGTACAAG GCCCATGTTGTGTTCACCATGCAGGGAAAGAAGGCGTTCGAAAGAATGAACAGCTTAACTTTTAAGAAGTCCAAAGACATGAAGGccaagctggaggaggccaTACTGGGCAGCATCGGGGCCAGACAGGAGATGGTGCGACGCAGCAGAGGGCAGCTAG AACGGAGTCCATCTGGCAGTGCCTTCGGCAGTCAGGAGAATCTACGCTGGAGAAAGGACATGACCCACTGGAggcaaaataatgaaaagatGGACAA gaccagagcagagctggaacatGAAGCCCTCATCGATGGAAATCTTGCAACTGAGGCCAACCTGATTATCCTGGACACCTTAGAGATTGTTGTGCAG ACGGTGTCTGTGACGGAGTCGAAGGAGAGCGTCCTCGGTGGCGTCCTGAAGGTGCTGCTCCACAGCATGGCCTGCAACCAGAGCGCCCTCTACCTCCAGCACTGCTTTGCCACCCAGAGGGCACTGGTATCGAAG TTTcctgagctgctgtttgaggaggAGACCGAGCAGTGTGCTGACCTGTGCCTGAGGCTgttgaggagctgcagcagcagcatcagcatcatcagagCCCACGCCAGCGCGTCGCTCTACCTGCTCATGAGGCAAAACTTTGAGATCGGCAAC AACTTTGCAAGAGTGAAGATGCAGGTGACCATGTCGCTTTCATCCCTGGTGGGGACGTCTCAAAATTTTAACGAGGAGTTCTTACGTCGCTCCCTGAAGACCATCCTCACCTACGCAGAAGAAGACTTGGAGCTGAGAGAGACCACATTCCCAGACCAG GTTCAGGACCTGGTCTTTAATCTACACATGATCCTGTCTGACACCGTCAAGATGAAGGAGCACCAGGAAGACCCCGAAATGCTAATAGATCTGATGTACAG GATTGCTAAGGGTTACCAGACGTCACCTGACCTGCGCCTGACGTGGCTCCAGAACATGGCTGGTAAACACTCGGAGAGGAACAACCACGCCGAGGCGGCTCAGTGTCTGGTTCACAGCGCCGCTCTGGTTGCAGAATACCTGAGCATGCTCGAGGACCGCAAGTATCTGCCCGTGGGCTGCGTCACCttccag catatTTCCTCCAACGTGCTGGAGGAATCCGCCGTCTCTGATGATGTGGTGTCACCAGACGAGGAGGGCATATGCTCAGGGAAATACTTCACGGAGATCGGCCTTGTGGGCCTCCTGGAGCAGGCGGCTGCTTCCTTCTCTATG GCGGGCATGTACGAGGCCGTAAATGAAGTGTACAAGGTCCTCATCCCTATCCACGAAGCCAACAGGGACGCCAAGAAGCTAGCCACCATTCATGGTAAACTACAGGAAGCATTCAGCAAAATCGTACATCAG AGTACTGGCTGGGAG AGGATGTTTGGTACGTACTTTAGAGTCGGCTTTTACGGCTCAAAATTTGGCGACCTGGACGAGCAGGAGTTTGTGTACAAGGAGCCGGCCATCACCAAGCTGGCAGAGATCTCtcacaggctggag GGTTTTTATGGGGAGCGCTTTGGAGAGGACCAGGTGGAGGTCATCAAGGACTCAAACCCAGTGGACAAGTGCAAGCTGGACCCAAACAAG GCCTTCGTCCAGATCACGTACGTGGAGCCGTACTTCGACACCTACGAAATGAAGGACCGCATCACTTACTTCGACAAGAACTACAACCTCCGGCGCTTCGTCTACTGCACCCCCTTCACGCTGGACGGGCGGGCGCACGGGGACCTGCACGAGCAGTACAAGCGCAAGACCATCCTCACCACGTCCCACGCCTTCCCGTACATCAAGACGCGCATCAACATCATCCACAAGGAGGAG attatCTCCACGCCCATCGAGGTGGCCATAGAGGACATGCAGAAGAAGACTCAGGAGCTGGCCTTCGCCACGCACCAGGACCCGGCCGACGccaagatgctgcagatggtccTGCAGGGATCGGTGGGAACCACCGTCAACCag GGTCCTTTGGAAGTGGCTCAGGTCTTCCTGTCGGAGATTCCCAGCGATCCGAAGCTGTACAGGCACCACAACAAGCTACGGCTCTGCTTCAAAGACTTCACCAAAAG GTGTGAGGACGCCCTGCGTAAGAACAAGAGCCTGATCGGGCCGGACCAGAAGGAGtaccagagggagctggagaggaacTACCACCGCCTGAAGGAGGCGCTGCAGCCCCTCATCAACAGGAAGATCCCTCAGCTTTATAAACCTGTGCTGCAGGTCAACTCGCACAG AGATTCCTTCAGCAGGTTGAGTCTCCGTAAGCTCGACATCTGA